Within Sorghum bicolor cultivar BTx623 chromosome 2, Sorghum_bicolor_NCBIv3, whole genome shotgun sequence, the genomic segment ACCGAAGCtagtgaaaaagaaaaaaaaaaacgtcACAAGTGTCTAGTAAGAATAGGGTTTATGTACGTGGTTCATAGGATGGAATCAAACCAATGACCATGTCAAAGGTACATCAGCCAGTATAGGCAACGTGAGTGTTctccaaatatatatatatatatatatatatatatatatatatatatatatagtgtgcgGTAAAGCCGGAGCCAAACCTAGCTCCTGGTGTGGTGAAGCAAAGCAAGCAAGGTCATCTGTTATTCTGATGTGCTTGTGCAGATGCCTAGCTTTACACTTTTCTACATTTCTACTAGTGCAATTCAAGGTCAAACTGAACTTTTGTTGAAAGTTTTACTTGAGCATCAGGCCATCAGATGGCAGTGTAGCCTTCAGACTTCGCTGTTGCTGTTGTTTCTTGAACCCAACCGTTCGACGGGAGGACGCAGTGACCAACCTCTGCGGTAAACAGAGAAGCAAACAACAGTGAGGATGTCTGGATCCTCCAGGCCACGTGGGACATGTTTCAGACTTTCAGTAGTGAGGAACAGCTCGATCCAGTCACGCCGAGAAAACAATAATGCGAGCAAAGAAAGAAGCGTGGAGACTCACTCGGTGCGTGGTGGACGACGGAGGCGGCGCCGGCGAAGTCGCACGTCCCGCTGCCCCGGCCGTTCCGCTGGTAGTAGCTGTTGAACGCGTACGAGGCGTGGGCGACCACGGTGTCCGGCTCGAAGCACGCTCCGCCGGGCTGGATGGCGCCGCAGTCGGCGCCGTGGCCGCACGCGTACTCCAGCGCCGCCTGCAGCCGCGCGTCCCCGACGGACGCGTTCGCCACGCACCAGCTCGGCAGCGCGCCGCCCCGGAAGTCGAACTCGTACACCTTCGTCTGGTTCGGGTAGAACAGGCCGAAGTGCTGCTCGATGTCGTCCGCTCCGTCGCCCTTCTGGTTCTCGTTGAAGAGGGCGAAGACGTACACGTCCATGTCGGCGCCGGGGCGGTACGGGGTGCCCGTGTCGCCGGACAGCACGCGGTTGATGAGGTAGTTGTTGTACGCTCGCGCGTTTGCTACCGAAGCCGCTTCGTCCccagcctcctcctcctccaaacATCGCCTCCCGCTCCCGCCGCCGCGTGGGCGTGGCCTGCCGCCGGGTTTGGGCCTGCCGGCGGAAGGCCACCCGCTCTCCGAAACATACGCGCGCGGACCCTTTCGCGCCATGAAATTTGGCTCCTGCGCACTGGAACTGGACGTCCCCAGCTTCTCCATCGCGAAGTACGTGGCGTCGAGCTGGGCGTCCAGGAGGCTGTGGTACACGAGCCCCGTCACGGGGTCGCGCACGCCGGCGGCGTTGGAGTTCCCCAGGGCGTAGTCGAGGGAGATCTTGTCTGGCTCCTCGACGTACGCGAAGAACGGGTAGGCGTTGACGGTGAGGTACGACCCCGTCCGCTCCAGGAAATCGAGCATGGGCTTCATCACC encodes:
- the LOC8084081 gene encoding lichenase-2 — encoded protein: MALSNLVVVLLGTASVLLPFSPADAGVVGVSYGRLGNHLPDTASTVKLLQKSGITSVRLYDANSKVLKALANTGITVMVMLPNDNLAAAAADPSSARRWVRRNVAAYYPATRIHGVAVGNEVFEEANKNLTAQLVPAMANVHDALVKLGLDEAVKVSTPIAFTALQASWPPSAGRFRDDVAASVMKPMLDFLERTGSYLTVNAYPFFAYVEEPDKISLDYALGNSNAAGVRDPVTGLVYHSLLDAQLDATYFAMEKLGTSSSSAQEPNFMARKGPRAYVSESGWPSAGRPKPGGRPRPRGGGSGRRCLEEEEAGDEAASVANARAYNNYLINRVLSGDTGTPYRPGADMDVYVFALFNENQKGDGADDIEQHFGLFYPNQTKVYEFDFRGGALPSWCVANASVGDARLQAALEYACGHGADCGAIQPGGACFEPDTVVAHASYAFNSYYQRNGRGSGTCDFAGAASVVHHAPKVGHCVLPSNGWVQETTATAKSEGYTAI